A genomic stretch from Sphingobacterium sp. ML3W includes:
- a CDS encoding alpha-L-fucosidase, with the protein MSFKKIVWGTVISILCTQGALAQRMEEMWDGAGGKNTVSKDRGKLFREGKYALFVHWGIYSQLANKWQGKTYYGIGEWLMNKSMANISPAEYQLAASSFHPDHFDAKAIVKLAKDAGMRYIVITSKHHDGFSMFHSKVNPFNIVDATDFKRDPMIELAKACKEGGIGFGFYYSQNQDWTYPGGNGGPKMDAQGKVKSFDDYFWEKCYPEVQQITTGYGPIELVWFDTPGGMDKKYAQKLVELVHKNQPGAYVSGRVGHGLGDYSTLGDMEVPRENVDGIWETVDVTNDSWGYAWYDNNWKSSQEILQRTLSTVARGGTYMLNVGPKPDGSIPDQAALALRNAGAWIKRYPETVYGAQASPWGHALPWGDATVQGDRISLLVYHWPADGTLYVPGLTKGVQSVKLRGSKDQEKLNYTLEKDWLKIDIPKVAPEKMVSVIEVKLNGTPQVEKMLGVDPALETVIPVDFGEVESCTKEGKSWVEKFGEWKHVVQVSKWTEKSKFSYEIAVKKPGYYQVDMNYAGEGRMVWRIENSAGEVVQNQQESAHVYNWYPWGWMKFENAGRYKITVSLIEGDGDKASLTALRFKYVE; encoded by the coding sequence ATGAGTTTTAAAAAGATCGTATGGGGGACAGTGATCAGCATATTGTGCACACAAGGGGCCCTTGCGCAACGAATGGAAGAGATGTGGGATGGTGCTGGCGGGAAAAATACTGTTTCAAAAGATAGGGGAAAGCTGTTTCGAGAAGGAAAATATGCCTTATTTGTTCATTGGGGTATCTATTCCCAATTAGCAAATAAATGGCAGGGAAAAACCTATTATGGAATCGGAGAATGGCTTATGAACAAGAGTATGGCGAATATTTCACCTGCGGAATATCAGTTGGCAGCATCTTCCTTTCATCCGGATCACTTTGATGCCAAAGCGATCGTAAAGCTGGCAAAAGATGCTGGAATGCGTTATATCGTTATTACCAGTAAACACCATGACGGATTTTCGATGTTTCATTCGAAAGTGAATCCATTCAATATTGTCGATGCGACGGATTTTAAACGAGATCCTATGATTGAGTTAGCTAAAGCTTGTAAAGAAGGCGGCATCGGTTTTGGATTTTATTATTCTCAAAATCAGGATTGGACATATCCCGGTGGAAACGGTGGACCCAAGATGGATGCACAGGGGAAAGTGAAATCTTTTGACGATTACTTTTGGGAGAAATGCTATCCCGAAGTGCAGCAAATTACAACAGGTTATGGTCCTATTGAACTGGTATGGTTTGATACGCCGGGTGGAATGGATAAAAAATACGCACAGAAGCTTGTTGAACTGGTACACAAGAATCAACCGGGAGCCTATGTGTCAGGAAGGGTAGGGCATGGGCTGGGAGATTATTCTACTCTTGGTGATATGGAAGTACCTAGGGAAAATGTGGATGGCATTTGGGAAACGGTTGATGTGACCAACGATTCCTGGGGTTATGCTTGGTATGACAATAATTGGAAGAGTAGCCAGGAGATATTACAGCGTACACTATCAACTGTCGCACGTGGGGGGACATACATGCTGAATGTAGGTCCAAAACCGGATGGTTCTATTCCGGATCAGGCGGCTTTGGCTCTGCGCAATGCAGGTGCTTGGATCAAGCGTTATCCCGAAACGGTTTATGGTGCGCAAGCATCACCCTGGGGACATGCGCTACCTTGGGGCGATGCCACCGTACAGGGAGATCGTATTTCCTTACTGGTTTATCATTGGCCTGCAGATGGAACCTTATACGTTCCGGGTTTGACCAAGGGTGTTCAGTCCGTTAAACTCCGGGGTTCGAAAGATCAAGAAAAATTGAATTATACACTTGAAAAGGATTGGCTTAAAATTGATATTCCGAAAGTTGCTCCCGAAAAGATGGTATCTGTCATCGAAGTTAAGTTAAACGGTACACCTCAGGTCGAAAAAATGCTGGGGGTTGATCCAGCACTGGAAACCGTTATCCCAGTTGATTTTGGAGAGGTGGAGAGCTGTACTAAAGAAGGGAAATCCTGGGTGGAGAAATTTGGCGAATGGAAGCATGTTGTTCAGGTCAGTAAATGGACAGAAAAAAGTAAGTTCTCCTATGAAATAGCTGTCAAAAAGCCTGGTTATTATCAGGTAGATATGAATTATGCAGGCGAAGGAAGGATGGTATGGCGTATTGAAAACTCAGCGGGCGAGGTTGTTCAAAACCAACAAGAGTCGGCGCATGTCTATAACTGGTATCCCTGGGGCTGGATGAAATTTGAAAATGCCGGACGATATAAAATAACTGTTTCGTTGATCGAAGGTGATGGTGATAAAGCGAGTCTGACTGCGCTTCGGTTTAAATATGTGGAATAG
- a CDS encoding Gfo/Idh/MocA family oxidoreductase, translating into MKRKDFIRNAGILTALTLFANTRVFGFQSELIRVGLIGVNGMGWSNLNAILKVPGVQCTALCDVDENILSSRVGELKKRNITVKTYIDYKDLLKATDVDVVIIATPDHWHCLQMIDAVAAGKDVYVEKPIGNSIRECEVMVAAAKKYNRVVQVGQWQRSQQHFRDAMAFVHGGKLGKIRLVKAWAYQGWMKSIPVLADAAVPAGVHYDKWLGPAPKRAFNSNRFHFNFRWYWDYAGGLMTDWGVHMLDYALIGMKVSDPVSIMAAGGKFAYPDDAAETPDSLTTVYEFDGFNVQWEQATGIDLGPYQKTHGVAFIGNNGTLVVNREGWEVIPEKGRMEAVAFQPSKDNGLDKHMVNFITAVRNKSSEGLHAPIEAGAHIAIFSQMGNIAYRSKKKLFWDKNKRTFNDREADRYLAKSYQNGYSMPKV; encoded by the coding sequence ATGAAAAGAAAAGATTTTATCCGTAATGCAGGGATTCTTACTGCCTTAACACTATTTGCCAATACGCGTGTTTTCGGTTTTCAATCAGAACTTATCCGTGTTGGACTGATTGGTGTAAACGGTATGGGCTGGTCCAATCTAAATGCGATATTGAAAGTCCCCGGTGTCCAATGTACAGCACTTTGCGATGTAGATGAAAATATACTCAGCAGCCGAGTGGGGGAATTAAAAAAACGGAATATTACAGTCAAAACCTATATTGATTATAAAGATTTGCTCAAAGCAACTGATGTGGATGTTGTTATCATAGCCACACCAGACCATTGGCATTGCCTACAGATGATAGATGCTGTTGCAGCAGGCAAGGATGTATATGTTGAAAAGCCTATTGGAAATTCCATTCGGGAATGTGAAGTCATGGTTGCCGCTGCGAAAAAATATAATCGTGTTGTACAGGTGGGGCAATGGCAACGTAGTCAACAGCATTTCAGAGATGCCATGGCATTTGTACATGGTGGAAAACTGGGTAAAATCCGTTTGGTCAAGGCTTGGGCTTATCAAGGTTGGATGAAGAGTATTCCTGTGTTGGCAGATGCTGCCGTTCCTGCAGGTGTTCATTATGACAAGTGGCTGGGACCAGCTCCAAAAAGGGCTTTCAATTCCAATCGTTTCCATTTCAACTTTAGGTGGTACTGGGACTATGCGGGTGGCTTGATGACAGATTGGGGAGTCCATATGTTGGATTATGCCTTGATCGGGATGAAGGTTTCTGATCCGGTATCGATTATGGCTGCCGGAGGAAAGTTTGCTTATCCCGATGATGCAGCCGAAACACCGGATAGTTTAACCACAGTGTATGAGTTTGATGGATTCAATGTGCAATGGGAACAGGCAACAGGAATAGATCTTGGTCCTTATCAAAAAACACATGGTGTCGCTTTTATCGGTAATAATGGTACGTTGGTTGTCAATCGTGAAGGCTGGGAGGTTATACCTGAAAAAGGACGTATGGAAGCTGTTGCTTTTCAACCTTCAAAAGATAATGGGCTAGACAAACATATGGTCAATTTTATAACGGCAGTTCGGAATAAATCCAGTGAAGGACTTCATGCACCGATCGAAGCGGGTGCCCATATTGCCATTTTCTCTCAAATGGGAAACATTGCTTATCGCAGCAAGAAAAAATTGTTTTGGGATAAAAATAAGCGAACGTTCAATGATAGGGAGGCAGATCGCTATCTAGCTAAAAGTTATCAAAATGGGTATAGTATGCCTAAGGTATAA
- a CDS encoding FAD-binding dehydrogenase, with the protein MRIEQQFKPDAIIIGTGLAGLTAAMEITNAGKKVLLLDQETEENIGGQAFWSFGGLFLINSPQQRRMGIKDSLELAQQDWFGTAGFDRTEDYWPRQWAEAYLKFAASEKYAYVTKLGIKFMFMVGWAERGDGSASGHGNSVPRFHVSWGTGTGVVRPFVEKAYAAEKSGLLQFKFRHRVTKLLTENNTVTGVSGDILEADDKQRGVATNRNVIDTFEYYAPDVIIASGGLGANHELVRKNWPERLGKAPIHMISGVPAYVDGQMIGIAEEVGAHTINKDRMWHYTEGIQNWNPIWPNHGIRILPGPSSLWFDAKGNRLPAPFLPGFDTLGTLKHIQDSGYSYSWFILTQKIIKKEFALSGSEQNPDITNRDYKLFLKRIFGKKAPGPVEAFKENGVDFIVSDTLSELIRKMNLLSGDELLNYESIESLIVARDRELDNKFSKDTQVNYIRSTRKYLGDRLGRVSPPHKILDPKNGPLIAVRLHVLTRKTLGGLKTNLDAQVLTINDDTIEGLYAVGEVAGFGGGGMHGYRALEGTFLGGCIFSGMKAGKHIAGKAHRP; encoded by the coding sequence ATGCGGATAGAACAACAATTTAAACCTGATGCCATCATTATCGGGACTGGTCTAGCGGGATTAACTGCGGCTATGGAAATTACCAATGCTGGAAAGAAGGTGCTTTTACTGGATCAGGAAACCGAAGAAAATATTGGTGGGCAGGCCTTTTGGTCATTTGGAGGTCTATTTCTTATCAATTCACCACAACAACGCCGCATGGGAATCAAAGACTCCCTGGAGCTGGCGCAGCAAGACTGGTTTGGTACCGCAGGTTTTGATCGAACCGAAGATTATTGGCCCCGTCAATGGGCAGAGGCCTATTTGAAATTTGCTGCCAGTGAGAAATACGCCTATGTAACCAAGCTGGGGATTAAATTCATGTTTATGGTAGGCTGGGCCGAGCGCGGAGATGGCAGTGCTTCTGGTCATGGCAATTCGGTTCCCAGATTCCATGTGAGTTGGGGAACTGGAACAGGGGTGGTCAGGCCATTTGTAGAAAAAGCTTATGCTGCCGAAAAAAGCGGACTATTGCAATTTAAATTTAGGCATCGCGTGACGAAGCTACTAACGGAAAATAACACTGTAACTGGAGTATCCGGCGATATTTTAGAAGCTGATGATAAGCAAAGAGGGGTAGCGACCAATAGAAACGTCATCGATACATTTGAATACTATGCTCCAGATGTTATCATTGCTTCAGGGGGGCTTGGAGCCAACCACGAGCTAGTCCGGAAGAATTGGCCTGAACGATTGGGAAAAGCGCCGATACATATGATCTCAGGGGTTCCGGCCTATGTAGATGGACAGATGATCGGTATAGCCGAAGAAGTCGGAGCACACACGATCAATAAAGACCGTATGTGGCATTATACAGAGGGTATTCAGAACTGGAATCCGATTTGGCCCAATCATGGTATCCGTATCCTTCCGGGGCCCTCCTCACTTTGGTTTGATGCAAAAGGAAATAGACTTCCAGCACCATTCTTACCGGGATTTGATACCTTGGGTACCCTAAAACATATACAAGATAGTGGCTATTCATATTCCTGGTTTATTCTCACACAAAAGATCATAAAAAAAGAATTTGCACTTTCTGGATCCGAACAAAACCCAGATATCACCAACAGGGATTATAAACTCTTCCTCAAACGAATTTTTGGTAAAAAGGCCCCCGGCCCAGTTGAAGCATTTAAGGAGAATGGAGTAGATTTTATCGTTTCAGATACATTATCGGAATTGATACGTAAGATGAACCTCCTGTCTGGAGATGAGCTGTTAAATTATGAATCTATTGAATCACTGATCGTAGCAAGAGATCGGGAATTGGATAACAAATTCTCCAAAGATACGCAGGTAAATTATATCCGTAGTACGCGGAAATATCTTGGCGATAGATTAGGCCGGGTTTCACCTCCGCATAAGATATTGGACCCAAAGAATGGACCTTTGATTGCCGTACGGCTCCATGTATTGACGCGTAAGACATTGGGTGGGCTTAAAACCAATCTTGACGCACAGGTCTTGACGATAAACGATGATACTATCGAAGGATTGTATGCCGTTGGTGAGGTGGCAGGTTTTGGAGGCGGTGGTATGCACGGATACAGAGCCCTGGAAGGGACATTTTTGGGTGGTTGTATTTTTTCTGGGATGAAAGCGGGAAAACATATTGCAGGTAAAGCCCATCGCCCATAA